A portion of the Salarias fasciatus chromosome 15, fSalaFa1.1, whole genome shotgun sequence genome contains these proteins:
- the LOC115401688 gene encoding uncharacterized protein LOC115401688: protein MVNLDKSVLTPAQNMAYLGLELDTLSMTARLSKDRRTSLLLAVRSAMTKPLVRVHLVRTVLGLMAAPHPVVRLGLLHMRRLQRWFSRLRCLGKWDGHRLISIPPQAHQDLLFWMDPALLMQGTPLDCVSNHVEVFTDASLTGWGGTLGHLAVGGAWDSLPSHINVLEMTPVQRVLLHFQARLKDSHVLVRSDNTTVVVYLNRRGGLGLPPSSQSGRDPAVGGPAPRLSQSATCVQGPQRRRGQNVPGTARLSSRFGHPVADLFASAENAQCPLWFSLRSSDGPPLRVDAFAHSSWLGGLLYMFLQPAF from the coding sequence atggtgaaccttGACAAGAGCGTGCTCACCCCGGCTCAGAACATGGCTTACCTGGGTTTGGAGCTAGACACGCTCTCTATGACGGCCCGCCTATCCAAGGACAGGCGAACCTCCCTCCTCTTGGCCGTGAGGTCTGCGATGACCAAACCTCTGGTCAGGGTCCATCtggtcaggaccgtcctgggtttgatgGCCGCGCCCCACCCAGTGGTTCGgttgggccttctgcacatgcgcaggctgcagcGGTGGTTCTCACGCCTCCGCTGCTTGGGGAAATGGGACGGACACAGACTGATCTCGATCCCGCCCCAGGCACATCAGGATCTCCttttctggatggatcctgctctcctaatgcaggGAACCCCCCTGGACTGCGTATCGaatcacgtcgaggtgttcacggatgcatCTCTCACAGGATGGGGAGGAACCCTGGGCCATCTCGCGGTTGGCGGGGCCTGGGATTCCCTGCCttctcacatcaatgtgctggaaatgacgccGGTGCAGCGggttctgctccatttccaagccaggctgaaggacagccatgtgctcgtcaggtcggacaacaccacggtggtggtGTACCTGAACAGGCGGGGGGGACTCGGTCTCCCCCCTTCATCACAAAGCGGCAGAGATCCTgctgtgggcggaccggcacctcgacTCTCTCAGAGCGCGACATGTGTCCAGGGTCCTCAACGTCGGCGtggacagaatgtcccggggacaGCCCGACTCTCGTCCAGGTTCGGCcacccagtggcagaccttttcgccagtgcagagaatgcacagtgcccactctggttctcgctcaggtcgtcagacggacCCCCTCTCAg